In Microbacterium maritypicum, the following are encoded in one genomic region:
- a CDS encoding cell wall-binding repeat-containing protein, with the protein MSRRAPRSRNTLRTAPLLTCFLAVSALVLGTVVPAAAAQATVASPVAAAANASAAPVETGIAKSSLTGFTPGNLISDAVFTNKSTMTEAQIQTFFNGKVARCLGGRDENNEAIVCLKDFRMTTVTRPADQYCSGYTGAANESAARIIYRVSQACNINPQVLIVMLQKEQGLITHTWPSAWRYRIALGQGCPDTAPCDPNFIGFFHQIYGAARQMQIYMEGKWFQWYAPGKTWNILYNPKASCGSAPVYVANKATSALYYYTPYQPNAAALRAGYGEGDGCSAYGNRNFYNYFTDWFGPTRTLTFTAGKPLVNGYVIPGQTLTATGVFTPAPTTTVYQWFRNGTAIPGATGRSYNLTVADSGTKLEVKLTAKRAGYVDATAQSAAYTATTVKVDRISGTSREQTAVEASRAAWPTGTRTVFLATSLDFPDALSAVAAASKAQASLLLTTPGAIPANVAAELKRLAPTRVVLVGGVGVVSDAVAAQAKAAVPAAKIERISGADRYSTSRAIVESSGASANVLLATGADFPDALSAAAAGGAGRIPVLLVDGLANSADAATIATLRKIGAANITVVGGVGVVKDSVVAQLQGQGFKVNRLSGTDRYLTNIAVNNAYFPSTALRVLVATGDGFPDALTGSALAGRLGVPLVLSQSTCMFPQAAEFLRTRGATTVTLVGGTGVLSAEGIGQLRRC; encoded by the coding sequence ATGTCTCGACGTGCCCCACGCTCGCGAAACACCCTGAGGACCGCCCCACTCCTCACCTGTTTCCTCGCTGTCTCCGCCCTGGTTCTCGGAACGGTCGTTCCCGCCGCCGCTGCTCAGGCGACGGTCGCGTCGCCCGTGGCGGCAGCCGCGAACGCCTCCGCCGCCCCCGTCGAAACGGGGATCGCGAAAAGCAGCCTCACCGGCTTCACTCCGGGCAACCTCATCAGCGACGCCGTGTTCACGAACAAGAGCACGATGACCGAGGCGCAGATCCAGACCTTCTTCAACGGCAAGGTCGCGCGCTGCCTGGGTGGTCGTGACGAGAACAACGAGGCGATCGTCTGCCTGAAGGACTTCCGGATGACCACGGTCACCCGCCCGGCAGACCAGTACTGCAGCGGATACACGGGCGCCGCGAACGAATCGGCCGCGCGCATCATCTATCGCGTCTCGCAGGCCTGCAACATCAACCCGCAGGTGCTGATCGTGATGCTCCAGAAGGAGCAGGGTCTCATCACCCACACGTGGCCGAGCGCCTGGCGCTACCGGATCGCGCTCGGTCAGGGATGCCCCGACACCGCGCCGTGCGACCCGAACTTCATCGGCTTCTTCCACCAGATCTACGGCGCCGCCCGCCAGATGCAGATCTATATGGAAGGCAAGTGGTTCCAGTGGTACGCACCGGGGAAGACGTGGAACATCCTGTACAACCCGAAGGCGTCCTGCGGCTCCGCGCCGGTGTACGTCGCGAACAAGGCGACGTCGGCTCTCTACTACTACACGCCGTACCAGCCCAACGCGGCCGCCCTGCGCGCCGGCTACGGCGAGGGTGACGGATGCTCGGCCTACGGCAACCGCAACTTCTACAACTACTTCACCGACTGGTTCGGTCCGACGCGGACGCTGACCTTCACGGCAGGCAAGCCGCTCGTCAACGGTTACGTGATCCCCGGTCAGACCCTCACGGCGACGGGTGTCTTCACGCCCGCGCCCACCACGACGGTCTACCAGTGGTTCCGCAACGGGACGGCGATCCCCGGTGCCACGGGGCGGTCGTACAACCTGACCGTCGCGGACAGCGGTACGAAGCTCGAGGTCAAGCTGACGGCGAAGCGTGCCGGCTACGTCGATGCGACGGCACAGTCGGCCGCCTACACCGCGACGACGGTGAAGGTCGACCGGATCTCCGGGACCAGCCGAGAACAGACCGCGGTCGAAGCCTCCCGTGCCGCGTGGCCGACCGGGACCAGGACGGTCTTCCTCGCGACGAGCCTCGACTTCCCCGACGCGCTCTCAGCGGTGGCGGCGGCGAGCAAGGCGCAGGCATCGCTCCTGCTCACGACCCCGGGAGCCATCCCGGCGAACGTCGCGGCGGAACTCAAGAGGCTCGCACCGACCCGGGTGGTCCTCGTCGGCGGGGTGGGCGTGGTATCGGACGCGGTGGCGGCGCAGGCGAAGGCCGCGGTGCCGGCTGCCAAGATCGAGCGGATCAGCGGCGCCGACCGATACTCGACGTCGCGCGCCATCGTCGAGAGCTCGGGCGCGAGCGCCAACGTGCTCCTGGCGACCGGTGCCGACTTCCCGGACGCTCTCAGCGCGGCGGCCGCCGGAGGAGCAGGACGTATTCCGGTGTTGCTCGTGGACGGACTCGCCAACAGCGCCGATGCCGCGACGATCGCGACGCTCCGGAAGATCGGGGCCGCCAACATCACGGTCGTGGGCGGCGTCGGCGTCGTCAAGGATTCGGTGGTCGCCCAGCTGCAGGGCCAGGGCTTCAAGGTGAACCGGCTCTCCGGCACGGATCGATACCTGACGAACATCGCCGTGAACAACGCGTACTTCCCCTCGACGGCGTTGCGTGTGCTCGTCGCCACCGGTGACGGGTTCCCGGACGCCCTCACCGGGTCCGCCCTCGCCGGCAGGCTCGGAGTCCCGCTCGTGCTCTCGCAGAGCACCTGCATGTTCCCCCAGGCGGCGGAGTTCCTGCGCACCAGGGGAGCGACGACCGTCACCCTGGTCGGCGGGACGGGAGTGCTCTCCGCGGAGGGCATCGGCCAGCTTCGTCGATGCTGA
- a CDS encoding DUF4012 domain-containing protein, translated as MSDGRLPVRRRWIGWTVGVLLSILLIAIGWVTIRGIGAVSDLQQVANGATQLKASIASGDLEEAERVSGSIARNAASADELTSDPVWQAFGAVPWLGPNFRAVSEIAEIAHDVSTNALTPLLDVAGGLDLAGLGVEGGTIDLAPFAEIEKPLGTASTALSAAELQAKRIDAGATLPPLADAIGELRSAVTGAASVVGSLHGASVLLPTMLGGEGPRNYVLAMQNNAELRSSGGIIGSIALLHAENGTITLQRQASTRDFPPLDTALPLSESTIALFDDRPGRYLQNITAIPDFAEAGEIIAARWTGRFGGTVDGVIAVDAVVAEHLMKATGDLAFGPFTATADTVTDILLSQIYAAVPDPATQDAIFAQAAGGLFSAALSGGDPRALIGALATSADESRIRIWSAHPEEEAVLAASELGGTIPTDSDDATYVGVLMNDTTGGKMDYYTRASITTSVGTCQGAPTTQVRVTWTNTAPADAATSLPAYVTADGFYGVPAGTVRTLIAVYGPEGATPAHVDRDGEEEGVQTAMLGDRSVVQHEVSLAPGESTTITVEFEGTGAGARFTEVRHTPLIEAPDTARKPLNCAT; from the coding sequence GTGAGCGATGGTCGTCTTCCCGTCCGACGCCGATGGATCGGGTGGACCGTCGGCGTTCTCCTGTCGATCCTCCTCATCGCGATCGGCTGGGTGACGATCCGCGGGATCGGCGCGGTCAGCGACCTTCAGCAGGTCGCCAATGGCGCCACGCAGCTGAAGGCATCGATCGCCTCAGGTGACCTCGAGGAAGCGGAGCGGGTCTCCGGGAGCATCGCACGCAATGCGGCGTCCGCCGACGAACTCACCTCGGACCCCGTCTGGCAGGCCTTCGGCGCTGTGCCGTGGCTGGGACCGAACTTCCGCGCGGTGAGCGAGATCGCCGAGATCGCGCACGACGTCTCGACGAACGCGCTCACACCGCTGCTCGATGTGGCAGGCGGGCTCGATCTGGCAGGTCTGGGCGTCGAAGGCGGCACGATCGACCTCGCCCCTTTCGCGGAGATCGAGAAGCCGCTCGGTACGGCGAGCACTGCGCTCAGCGCTGCGGAGCTGCAGGCCAAGCGCATCGATGCGGGCGCGACGCTGCCACCCCTCGCCGACGCCATCGGTGAGTTGCGATCCGCGGTGACGGGAGCCGCGTCGGTGGTCGGCTCCCTGCACGGCGCCTCCGTGCTGCTGCCGACCATGCTCGGCGGCGAAGGTCCGCGCAACTACGTCCTGGCCATGCAGAACAACGCCGAGTTGCGCTCCTCCGGCGGGATCATCGGCTCGATCGCGCTGCTGCACGCGGAGAACGGCACGATCACGCTGCAGAGACAGGCGTCGACCCGGGACTTCCCGCCGCTGGACACCGCTCTGCCGCTCAGCGAGTCCACGATCGCCCTGTTCGACGACCGCCCCGGTCGCTACCTCCAGAACATCACCGCCATCCCGGACTTCGCCGAGGCGGGCGAGATCATCGCGGCCCGCTGGACGGGTCGCTTCGGCGGGACCGTCGACGGCGTCATCGCCGTGGACGCCGTCGTCGCGGAGCACCTCATGAAGGCGACCGGAGACCTCGCTTTCGGACCCTTCACGGCCACAGCGGACACCGTGACGGACATCCTGCTGTCCCAGATCTATGCGGCGGTCCCCGATCCCGCCACGCAGGACGCGATCTTCGCGCAGGCGGCGGGAGGCCTGTTCAGCGCCGCACTGTCCGGCGGCGACCCCCGGGCTCTCATCGGGGCGCTGGCCACATCGGCGGACGAGAGTCGTATCCGCATCTGGAGCGCACACCCGGAGGAGGAGGCCGTTCTCGCCGCCTCCGAACTGGGCGGAACGATCCCCACGGACAGCGACGACGCGACCTACGTGGGCGTGCTGATGAACGACACCACCGGCGGGAAGATGGACTACTACACCCGTGCATCCATCACGACGTCGGTCGGCACGTGTCAGGGCGCTCCGACCACGCAGGTGCGCGTCACGTGGACGAATACGGCCCCGGCGGACGCCGCGACCTCGCTGCCCGCCTATGTCACGGCCGACGGGTTCTACGGCGTCCCCGCCGGCACGGTGCGCACGCTGATCGCGGTGTACGGCCCCGAGGGCGCGACGCCCGCCCATGTCGACCGCGACGGCGAAGAGGAAGGCGTGCAGACGGCCATGCTCGGCGATCGTTCCGTGGTGCAGCACGAGGTCTCCCTCGCCCCCGGCGAATCGACGACGATCACGGTCGAGTTCGAGGGCACGGGCGCCGGCGCGCGATTCACGGAAGTGCGGCATACACCGCTCATCGAGGCTCCGGACACCGCACGGAAACCGCTGAACTGCGCAACGTGA
- a CDS encoding ABC transporter permease has protein sequence MTIKPDPYAIIPRADFDIPGKSHGLIDVVRWRYLLNLLVRTGVTTRYRNSVLGWTWSYVRPAAQFLVFWVVLGIFMNLDKGIPNYAVYLFSGIVVINLFSEGFKNATTSIVGNAPLVRKVFLPRQLFAVSAVIVAFVHFLPQVGLLLVVCLLMGWIAHISVLSILAVLAGMIIVMVFSLGLGLFFGAVNVRFRDAENIVELMLLLATWASPVLYAWTMVEQAVVDRLHWPSWLVELYLLNPITQGVELFHYAFWRPASEGMISAAGYAGKGMIELPPNLGWNTLWTFLIAVATLLIGQFVFRRLEGKFAQDL, from the coding sequence GTGACGATCAAACCCGATCCTTACGCCATCATCCCGCGAGCCGACTTCGACATCCCCGGCAAAAGCCATGGGCTCATCGACGTGGTGCGGTGGCGCTATCTGCTGAACCTTCTCGTCCGCACGGGCGTCACGACGCGGTACCGCAACTCGGTGCTCGGATGGACCTGGTCCTACGTGCGACCCGCGGCCCAGTTCCTCGTGTTCTGGGTGGTCCTCGGCATCTTCATGAATCTCGACAAGGGGATTCCGAACTACGCGGTCTACCTGTTCTCGGGGATCGTGGTGATCAACCTGTTCTCTGAGGGATTCAAGAACGCGACCACGTCGATCGTCGGCAACGCCCCGCTGGTGCGCAAGGTGTTCCTTCCGCGCCAGCTGTTCGCGGTCTCGGCCGTGATCGTCGCGTTCGTGCACTTCCTCCCGCAGGTCGGGCTGCTGCTGGTGGTCTGCCTCCTGATGGGATGGATCGCGCACATCTCGGTGCTGAGCATCCTCGCCGTGCTCGCGGGAATGATCATCGTCATGGTGTTCAGCCTCGGCCTCGGCCTCTTCTTCGGCGCCGTCAACGTGCGCTTCCGCGACGCCGAGAACATCGTGGAGTTGATGCTGCTGCTCGCCACGTGGGCGTCACCCGTGCTGTACGCGTGGACCATGGTCGAACAGGCGGTCGTCGACCGGCTGCACTGGCCGTCGTGGCTCGTGGAGCTGTACCTCCTCAATCCGATCACCCAGGGCGTGGAGCTCTTCCATTACGCTTTCTGGCGCCCGGCGAGCGAGGGCATGATCTCGGCCGCGGGATACGCAGGTAAGGGCATGATCGAACTGCCGCCGAACCTGGGCTGGAACACGCTGTGGACGTTCCTCATCGCCGTCGCCACCCTGCTGATCGGACAGTTCGTCTTCCGCCGCCTCGAGGGAAAGTTCGCACAGGACCTATGA
- a CDS encoding glycosyltransferase: MGARLRVVLDQLVHVVDPDQASAALDLTVGLIATAPSGCTVDAIVPAGAEVSVAGVGEVRTLGLGRRELAASWQLGIAPGVGGGMIHSPTLMAPLVRHDRVHDNDQTTVTLWDLRAWDAPEQLSKSLVAWQRGMLRRAVKHADAVVVPSHAVAERLSELARLGDRVRVVAGAPPRRFAAPADAADRRAALTLPAQYVVLAGSAADLHDGFRGAAAAGIDAVVMGAPDGAEPRYAELASAAGLPERRAHIRGALDTADRAAVLAGASLFATTSSSAGWPWRAVEAMTLGIPVVAVDSGSHRDVIADGGMLVAAEEIADAMVEATDAAADRLRVLAADRSRAFSWASSAERLWGLHADL, encoded by the coding sequence ATGGGTGCTCGGCTGCGTGTGGTTCTGGATCAGCTCGTGCATGTCGTCGACCCCGACCAGGCTTCCGCCGCTCTCGATCTCACGGTCGGCCTGATCGCGACGGCACCCTCGGGGTGCACCGTGGACGCCATCGTCCCTGCGGGCGCGGAGGTTTCGGTCGCCGGCGTCGGCGAGGTGCGGACCCTCGGGCTCGGGCGCCGCGAGTTGGCCGCCTCCTGGCAGCTCGGGATCGCTCCGGGGGTCGGCGGAGGGATGATCCACTCGCCGACGCTGATGGCCCCGCTCGTGCGACACGACCGAGTACACGACAACGACCAGACCACGGTCACGCTGTGGGATCTGCGCGCCTGGGACGCACCGGAGCAGTTGTCGAAGAGCCTCGTCGCCTGGCAGCGCGGGATGCTGCGGCGCGCGGTGAAGCATGCCGACGCCGTGGTCGTGCCGTCGCATGCCGTCGCCGAGCGGCTGTCAGAACTCGCACGCCTCGGGGATCGCGTCCGCGTGGTCGCGGGCGCTCCGCCCCGTCGATTCGCGGCGCCCGCAGACGCCGCCGACCGGCGAGCGGCACTGACGTTGCCCGCGCAGTACGTGGTGTTGGCGGGATCGGCGGCCGATCTGCACGACGGTTTCCGCGGCGCTGCGGCGGCGGGAATCGATGCCGTCGTGATGGGCGCTCCCGATGGTGCGGAACCCCGTTACGCCGAGCTCGCTTCGGCTGCAGGGCTCCCCGAGCGGCGCGCGCACATCCGAGGCGCGCTGGATACTGCAGACCGTGCGGCCGTGCTGGCCGGGGCATCGCTGTTCGCCACGACGAGCAGTTCCGCCGGGTGGCCATGGCGCGCGGTCGAGGCGATGACCCTCGGGATCCCCGTCGTCGCCGTCGACAGCGGCTCGCACCGGGACGTGATCGCCGACGGGGGCATGCTGGTCGCAGCCGAGGAGATCGCGGACGCCATGGTGGAGGCCACGGACGCCGCCGCGGACCGGTTGCGCGTCCTGGCGGCGGATCGGTCCAGGGCCTTCTCCTGGGCGAGTTCGGCCGAACGGCTCTGGGGTCTGCACGCCGACCTCTGA
- the purE gene encoding 5-(carboxyamino)imidazole ribonucleotide mutase, whose amino-acid sequence MGSVSDWRVMSDASQALTDFGIPHEVEVVSAHRTPDKLMSYARDARSRGVRVIIAGAGGAAHLPGMLASMTPLPVVGVPVPLAYLDGMDSLLSIVQMPAGIPVATVSIGGARNAGLLAARILGTADPDLADRVEAYSRELEAQVEEKNERLKGSL is encoded by the coding sequence ATGGGATCCGTCTCCGATTGGCGCGTGATGAGCGATGCGTCTCAGGCCCTCACGGACTTCGGAATCCCGCACGAGGTCGAGGTCGTCTCGGCGCATCGCACGCCCGACAAGCTCATGTCGTACGCGCGTGACGCGCGGTCACGAGGAGTCCGCGTCATCATCGCGGGTGCCGGGGGTGCAGCGCACCTTCCGGGCATGCTCGCCTCGATGACCCCGCTTCCCGTCGTGGGTGTCCCTGTGCCGCTCGCCTACCTCGACGGCATGGACTCGCTGCTCTCGATCGTGCAGATGCCTGCCGGGATCCCGGTCGCCACCGTGTCCATCGGCGGAGCGCGCAACGCGGGACTCCTCGCGGCACGGATCCTCGGGACGGCAGACCCCGACCTCGCCGACCGTGTCGAGGCGTACTCTCGCGAGCTCGAGGCCCAGGTCGAGGAGAAGAACGAACGGCTGAAGGGGTCACTGTGA
- a CDS encoding LCP family protein, producing MAKRGWWLVALNLLLPGSAQVLAGNRRLGRFGLGATLLAWLLAIVAVGLALFARPVLLWLTIGGGFFSAAVLTIVQVLLVAYVVLWIVLTFDALRLVRLVKLPGPSRLAIPVVALLLLGLVGGGAAYAATAVGSVRSTIGSIFGQSGPSVQPSDGYYNILLLGADSGDGRDSMRFDSISVVSVNADTGAVTITGIPRELPNAPFSEGSPMQELYPNGFEGHSSSTCGWNGWMNHVRNAAEVCRDDGGAGLYPDAVAHGSDPGIEATKDAAEGVLGIEIPYYVFVDMHGFAELVDALGGVEIDVTERLPKGGPPEGWTGTDVNEWAIGWIEPGTQRMNGDTAQWYARSRYTTSDWDRMKRQRELQEAILAQFTPQTVLTRFNEVAAAGTALISTDLPSDKLPEFFDLMLKAKEQQVTSIELTPDFGVDEHEPDYGFIHDLIATSLHPPTQTPSPAP from the coding sequence ATGGCGAAGCGGGGCTGGTGGCTGGTCGCGCTGAATCTCCTGCTGCCGGGCTCGGCCCAGGTGCTCGCCGGTAATCGTCGACTCGGTCGCTTCGGCCTCGGTGCCACTCTGCTCGCCTGGCTCCTCGCGATCGTCGCTGTCGGCCTCGCGCTGTTCGCGCGCCCTGTCCTGCTGTGGCTCACGATCGGCGGCGGGTTCTTCTCGGCTGCCGTCCTCACGATCGTGCAGGTGCTTCTCGTCGCCTACGTCGTCCTCTGGATCGTCCTGACATTCGACGCCCTGCGTCTCGTGCGCCTCGTGAAGCTCCCCGGGCCGTCGCGCCTCGCCATCCCCGTCGTCGCCCTGCTGCTGCTGGGCCTCGTCGGCGGGGGAGCCGCGTATGCGGCGACCGCGGTGGGCTCGGTGCGCAGCACGATCGGCTCGATCTTCGGTCAGAGCGGCCCGAGCGTGCAGCCGAGCGACGGCTACTACAACATTCTGCTGCTCGGCGCCGACAGCGGCGACGGACGCGACTCGATGCGGTTCGACAGCATCTCGGTCGTGTCGGTGAACGCCGACACCGGCGCCGTGACCATCACCGGCATCCCGCGCGAGCTCCCGAACGCCCCGTTCAGCGAGGGCAGCCCGATGCAGGAGCTCTATCCGAACGGCTTCGAAGGGCACAGCTCATCGACGTGCGGCTGGAACGGGTGGATGAACCACGTGCGCAACGCGGCCGAGGTGTGCCGCGACGACGGGGGAGCAGGGCTCTATCCCGACGCCGTCGCCCACGGCTCCGACCCGGGGATCGAGGCGACCAAGGACGCGGCGGAGGGAGTCCTCGGCATTGAGATCCCGTACTACGTGTTCGTCGACATGCACGGCTTCGCGGAGCTCGTCGATGCTCTGGGCGGCGTGGAGATCGATGTCACCGAGCGTCTTCCGAAGGGCGGACCCCCCGAGGGCTGGACGGGCACCGACGTGAACGAATGGGCCATCGGCTGGATCGAGCCGGGCACGCAGCGGATGAACGGCGACACGGCTCAGTGGTACGCCCGATCCCGCTACACCACCAGCGACTGGGATCGCATGAAGCGTCAGCGTGAGCTCCAGGAGGCGATCCTCGCTCAGTTCACTCCGCAGACCGTGCTCACCCGATTCAATGAGGTGGCTGCGGCGGGCACGGCACTGATCAGCACCGATCTGCCCTCCGACAAGCTGCCGGAGTTCTTCGACCTGATGCTGAAGGCGAAGGAGCAGCAGGTGACGTCGATCGAGCTCACGCCCGACTTCGGCGTGGACGAGCACGAACCTGACTACGGCTTCATCCACGACCTGATCGCGACGTCGCTGCATCCGCCGACGCAGACGCCGAGCCCCGCTCCCTGA
- a CDS encoding 5-(carboxyamino)imidazole ribonucleotide synthase → MALRVGVIGGGQLARMMIAPAVELGLDLRVLAEGEGMSAALAATAIGDYRDLETVRAFAADVDVVTFDHEHVPQDVLRALVADGVVVHPGPDALQFAQDKLVMRARLAELGVPQPDWAPVRSIAELQDFLDAHAGAGVVKTPRGGYDGKGVRVVRAAAEAQDWLDALAEDDALLVEELVPFVRELAQQVARRPSGQVVAYPVVETVQRDGVCAEVIAPAPAAADRLVEVAEEIGRTIADGLGVTGMLAVELFETDDERILVNELAMRPHNSGHWSQDGAVTGQFEQHLRAVADLPLGSTAPRSAWSVMVNILGGPVAGTLDERFGAAMAAHPQAKIHTYGKAPRPGRKVGHVNVVDDDLDDAVYVARAAAAHFD, encoded by the coding sequence ATGGCGTTGCGTGTTGGTGTGATCGGCGGAGGACAGCTGGCCCGGATGATGATCGCACCTGCGGTGGAGCTCGGTCTCGACCTGCGAGTGCTCGCCGAGGGCGAGGGGATGTCGGCCGCGCTCGCGGCCACCGCGATCGGTGACTACCGCGACCTCGAAACCGTGCGCGCTTTCGCGGCGGACGTCGACGTTGTGACGTTCGACCACGAGCATGTTCCGCAAGACGTCCTGCGAGCGCTCGTCGCCGACGGGGTCGTGGTGCATCCGGGCCCCGATGCCCTGCAGTTCGCGCAGGACAAGCTCGTCATGAGAGCCCGGCTCGCCGAACTCGGTGTGCCGCAGCCCGACTGGGCTCCCGTGCGGAGCATCGCCGAGCTGCAGGACTTCCTCGATGCGCATGCCGGTGCGGGCGTCGTGAAGACACCCCGCGGCGGATACGACGGAAAGGGCGTGCGGGTCGTCCGTGCCGCCGCCGAAGCGCAGGACTGGCTCGATGCTCTCGCCGAAGACGACGCGCTCCTCGTCGAGGAGCTCGTTCCTTTCGTGCGCGAACTCGCCCAGCAGGTGGCGCGCCGCCCGAGTGGGCAGGTCGTCGCGTACCCCGTGGTCGAGACGGTGCAGCGAGACGGAGTGTGCGCCGAGGTCATCGCCCCGGCGCCCGCTGCCGCGGACCGCCTCGTGGAGGTCGCCGAGGAGATCGGTCGCACCATCGCGGACGGGCTCGGCGTCACAGGCATGCTGGCCGTGGAGCTGTTCGAGACCGACGACGAACGCATACTCGTCAACGAGCTCGCGATGCGCCCGCACAACAGCGGGCACTGGAGCCAGGACGGCGCTGTCACCGGACAGTTCGAGCAGCATCTGCGGGCGGTCGCCGATCTTCCGCTGGGAAGCACCGCGCCCCGCTCCGCCTGGTCCGTGATGGTGAACATCCTCGGCGGACCGGTGGCGGGCACGCTCGATGAGCGCTTCGGTGCGGCGATGGCTGCGCACCCGCAGGCGAAGATCCACACGTACGGCAAGGCTCCGCGACCCGGCCGGAAGGTCGGGCATGTGAACGTCGTCGACGATGACCTCGACGATGCCGTGTACGTGGCGCGGGCAGCTGCCGCCCATTTCGACTGA
- a CDS encoding biotin--[acetyl-CoA-carboxylase] ligase: MSVDFSLAHPIVPRLEVRERTGSTNADLRAHAGDVVGWPHLSTIVTRDQTAGRGRLDRSWVAPAGTALAVSVLLRALPLDPAARGWIPLAAGVAMSDAVAAQLPEHDVGVKWPNDVLVDGRKICGILAEATGDAVVVGAGVNTAMTVEQLPVPTATSFAALDVEAEEDRLLAAYLTALDDLLSALVSTGDAGRSGLHAAATARCATIGQAVRVSLPAGRILEGVATALDPEGRLVVSVDGEQQAISAGDVVHVRPAGN; this comes from the coding sequence ATGAGCGTGGACTTCTCGCTGGCGCATCCGATCGTCCCTCGACTCGAGGTGCGGGAGCGAACCGGGTCGACGAACGCCGATCTTCGTGCGCACGCGGGGGATGTCGTCGGTTGGCCGCATCTGTCGACCATCGTGACGCGCGACCAGACCGCGGGCCGAGGCCGCCTCGACCGCAGCTGGGTCGCCCCGGCGGGCACGGCCTTGGCCGTCTCCGTGCTTCTGCGCGCTCTGCCGCTCGACCCGGCGGCACGAGGCTGGATTCCGCTCGCCGCCGGGGTGGCGATGTCGGACGCGGTCGCAGCGCAGCTGCCGGAGCACGACGTCGGGGTGAAGTGGCCGAACGACGTACTGGTCGACGGACGCAAGATCTGCGGCATCCTCGCCGAGGCGACGGGGGATGCGGTGGTCGTCGGCGCCGGTGTGAACACGGCGATGACGGTCGAGCAGCTTCCGGTGCCGACGGCCACGTCGTTCGCGGCCCTCGACGTCGAGGCCGAAGAGGATCGGCTCCTGGCGGCGTATCTCACCGCGCTGGATGATCTGCTGTCCGCGCTCGTCTCGACGGGTGACGCGGGCAGGAGCGGGCTGCATGCGGCGGCGACCGCCCGATGCGCGACGATCGGGCAGGCGGTCCGCGTGTCTCTGCCGGCCGGCCGGATCCTGGAGGGCGTGGCCACAGCACTCGATCCGGAGGGGCGCCTGGTGGTGTCCGTCGACGGCGAGCAGCAGGCGATTTCCGCCGGTGACGTCGTCCACGTCCGCCCTGCCGGAAACTGA
- a CDS encoding PH domain-containing protein — MPPPGTPSEELLIARFRSHARRLFWSALVLIATFGATAYFYGNLPAGFEDWMLLAAAGLLVILAVVIPFVIWYSRSTTVTTRRVIAHHGIGARGRREMSHARGYTIAVRRGPLQRLWGSGNITLSNGVDAPLRLANVPNVTLVHETLADQIEVGQILAHRDAQAGGDEPNPS, encoded by the coding sequence ATGCCGCCGCCCGGTACGCCTTCGGAGGAGTTGCTGATCGCGCGCTTCCGGAGCCACGCGCGTCGGCTGTTCTGGTCGGCACTCGTGCTCATCGCGACCTTCGGTGCGACGGCCTACTTCTACGGCAACCTGCCCGCGGGCTTCGAGGACTGGATGCTGCTCGCCGCAGCCGGTCTCCTGGTCATCCTCGCGGTCGTCATCCCCTTCGTGATCTGGTACTCGCGCAGCACGACGGTCACGACCAGGCGGGTCATCGCGCACCATGGCATCGGCGCTCGCGGGCGCCGCGAGATGTCCCACGCCCGCGGATACACGATCGCGGTTCGCCGTGGTCCGCTCCAGCGGCTGTGGGGCTCGGGCAACATCACCCTCTCCAACGGCGTCGATGCGCCGCTCCGACTCGCGAACGTCCCGAACGTCACCCTCGTGCACGAGACGCTCGCCGACCAGATCGAGGTCGGGCAGATCCTGGCGCATCGCGACGCGCAGGCCGGCGGCGACGAACCGAACCCATCGTGA